One genomic window of Mogibacterium diversum includes the following:
- the secY gene encoding preprotein translocase subunit SecY has product MELLKTLSNAWHVKEIRSKILFTLMIMLVFRIGSNIPVPGINRDYLAQMFQGQTGLLDLFDLFSGGAFSNFTIFALSITPYVTASIIVQLLTIAFPYFERLSKEGNEGRKKMATITRYLTVVLGLIQATGLTIGLFRRAIVNQNAFSMIVIITVLTAGTAFLMWLGEQINEYGVGNGISLIIFGGIIARIPTAVRGIHTQVKEGALSVVAVIALIVVAVLITVVIILMQQGTRKIPVQYAKRMVGRKMYGGQSTHIPIKVNQAGVIPIIFSLSLLQFPLTITYFVPQSSFAQWMSKYLSPSGNPGIWVYAILNITLTLFFTYFYTAITFKPEEVADNMRQSGGFVPGIRPGAATEEYLSRIMSRLCLVGGIFLAGVATIPTVVSEFTPLQLSFGGTSLLIAVGVALDTVQQIENQMLNRNYQGFLK; this is encoded by the coding sequence ATGGAACTTCTCAAGACACTCTCTAATGCATGGCATGTAAAGGAAATTCGTTCGAAAATTCTTTTTACACTCATGATAATGCTTGTTTTCAGAATTGGATCAAATATACCAGTTCCAGGAATCAATAGAGATTATCTTGCTCAGATGTTCCAGGGTCAGACAGGGCTTCTCGACTTGTTTGATTTATTTTCCGGAGGAGCATTCAGCAATTTCACAATATTTGCTTTGAGTATCACTCCGTATGTAACCGCTTCGATTATCGTTCAGCTTCTTACAATAGCATTTCCTTACTTCGAGAGGCTTTCGAAGGAAGGAAATGAAGGCCGTAAGAAAATGGCGACAATTACGAGATATTTAACCGTAGTGTTAGGATTGATTCAGGCAACAGGTTTGACGATTGGTCTTTTTAGAAGGGCAATTGTCAACCAGAATGCCTTTTCGATGATAGTAATCATAACAGTCCTGACAGCAGGAACCGCGTTCCTAATGTGGCTAGGAGAACAGATTAACGAATATGGTGTCGGAAACGGCATCTCGCTGATCATTTTCGGCGGCATTATCGCAAGAATTCCAACAGCAGTTAGAGGAATTCACACGCAGGTGAAAGAAGGAGCACTAAGTGTAGTTGCTGTTATTGCATTAATAGTTGTGGCAGTTTTAATCACTGTCGTAATCATACTGATGCAGCAGGGGACAAGAAAAATTCCAGTACAGTACGCAAAGCGTATGGTTGGAAGAAAGATGTATGGCGGCCAGTCAACCCATATTCCAATTAAGGTTAACCAGGCAGGAGTAATTCCTATTATCTTCTCGCTATCATTACTTCAGTTCCCATTGACGATAACTTACTTCGTTCCACAGTCTTCATTTGCTCAGTGGATGTCGAAGTACCTATCTCCATCAGGAAATCCAGGAATTTGGGTTTACGCAATACTAAATATCACGCTGACACTGTTCTTCACATACTTCTACACGGCTATCACATTTAAGCCAGAAGAAGTTGCAGACAATATGAGACAGAGTGGCGGTTTCGTTCCGGGAATTAGACCTGGTGCAGCAACTGAGGAATACTTATCTAGAATTATGTCAAGACTATGCCTTGTAGGAGGAATATTCTTGGCAGGTGTAGCTACTATTCCAACTGTAGTCAGTGAATTTACACCGTTACAGCTTTCGTTCGGTGGAACTTCACTTCTAATCGCAGTAGGCGTAGCGCTAGATACAGTGCAACAGATTGAGAATCAAATGCTCAACAGAAATTATCAAGGATTTCTTAAATAA
- a CDS encoding adenylate kinase encodes MAHNMLRAVLLGPPGAGKGTQAAKVIEKYNVPHISTGDIFRANIKEGTELGKKAKGYMDEGKLVPDELVVNLVTDRLQKDDCKEGFLLDGFPRTIFQAEQLDKFLSENGQKLDIVLNFKVRKDVLIERIAGRRVCKSCGASFHVVNVPPKKEGICDVCGGELFQRKDDNRETVENRINVYESETAPLIGYYEKQNVLANFDGEKTHNEVFEDVVKAIEAK; translated from the coding sequence ATGGCACATAACATGCTACGAGCTGTTTTACTTGGCCCTCCTGGAGCTGGTAAAGGCACGCAGGCGGCTAAGGTAATAGAAAAATACAATGTTCCACATATCTCAACAGGAGATATATTCCGCGCTAACATCAAGGAAGGAACAGAGCTTGGTAAAAAGGCAAAGGGATACATGGACGAGGGTAAGCTGGTACCGGATGAACTAGTAGTTAATTTGGTTACAGACAGACTTCAGAAAGACGACTGTAAGGAGGGATTTCTCCTAGATGGCTTCCCAAGAACTATCTTCCAGGCCGAGCAGCTGGATAAATTCCTATCTGAAAACGGTCAAAAGCTAGATATAGTTCTTAACTTCAAAGTTAGAAAGGACGTTCTCATAGAGCGTATTGCAGGAAGACGAGTATGCAAATCCTGCGGTGCAAGCTTCCATGTAGTGAATGTTCCGCCTAAGAAGGAAGGAATATGCGATGTGTGCGGTGGAGAATTATTCCAGCGCAAGGATGATAATCGCGAAACTGTAGAAAACAGAATTAATGTGTACGAGAGCGAAACTGCTCCACTCATTGGATATTATGAGAAGCAGAACGTACTCGCCAACTTCGACGGAGAGAAAACTCATAACGAGGTTTTCGAAGATGTCGTAAAGGCAATTGAGGCAAAATAG
- the rpsH gene encoding 30S ribosomal protein S8: MAMTDPIADMLTRIRNANTAGHAKVEIPASKMKKSIAEILKNEGFIKDFSVAQDNAQGTITVELKYGPNKEKTIYGIKKISKPGLRVYAKADQVPKVLGGLGIAIVSTSKGVISDKEARKLGVGGEVICYVW; the protein is encoded by the coding sequence ATGGCAATGACAGATCCAATAGCAGATATGCTAACTAGAATTAGAAATGCCAACACAGCCGGACACGCTAAGGTAGAAATCCCAGCGTCCAAGATGAAGAAGTCTATCGCAGAAATCCTTAAGAACGAGGGATTTATCAAGGACTTTTCAGTAGCTCAGGACAACGCACAGGGAACTATCACTGTAGAGTTAAAGTACGGCCCAAATAAGGAAAAGACAATCTACGGGATCAAGAAAATCTCGAAGCCAGGTCTCAGAGTTTATGCTAAGGCTGATCAGGTACCTAAGGTGCTTGGCGGTCTAGGAATCGCTATCGTTTCAACATCTAAGGGTGTTATAAGCGACAAAGAAGCTCGTAAGCTCGGAGTTGGCGGAGAAGTTATTTGTTACGTTTGGTAG
- the rplO gene encoding 50S ribosomal protein L15: MRLHELKAAEGATKARKRRGRGQGTGLGTTGGRGMNGQNSRSGGGVRLGFEGGQMPLYRRIPKRGFTNRFAKEYAEVNVADLNRFEDGTVVDFDLMLQSGLVKQVKDGVKVLGNGELEKKLTVKAEKFSKSAAEKIEKAGGKAEVI; this comes from the coding sequence ATGAGACTTCACGAATTAAAGGCAGCTGAGGGTGCAACCAAAGCTCGCAAGAGAAGAGGTCGCGGTCAGGGTACTGGTCTCGGAACTACTGGCGGCAGAGGTATGAACGGTCAGAACTCCAGAAGCGGCGGCGGTGTTCGTCTAGGCTTCGAGGGTGGCCAGATGCCACTATACAGAAGAATTCCTAAGAGAGGATTTACAAATCGTTTCGCTAAGGAATATGCAGAAGTTAATGTTGCAGATCTAAATAGATTTGAAGATGGAACAGTCGTAGACTTCGACCTAATGCTTCAGTCCGGGCTTGTTAAGCAGGTAAAAGATGGAGTTAAGGTTCTAGGAAACGGCGAACTAGAGAAGAAGCTAACTGTAAAGGCTGAGAAATTCAGCAAGAGCGCTGCTGAAAAGATTGAAAAGGCAGGCGGAAAGGCAGAGGTTATCTAA
- a CDS encoding type Z 30S ribosomal protein S14 yields the protein MAKTSLKVKQTRKPKYSTRAYTRCKICGRPHSVLKKYGICRICFRELAYKGEIPGVRKASW from the coding sequence ATGGCTAAGACTTCGCTGAAAGTTAAGCAGACCAGAAAGCCTAAGTATTCAACAAGGGCTTATACAAGATGCAAGATTTGTGGAAGACCACATTCGGTTCTGAAGAAGTATGGCATATGCCGTATCTGCTTCAGAGAGCTTGCTTACAAGGGTGAAATCCCAGGTGTAAGAAAAGCAAGCTGGTAG
- the rpmD gene encoding 50S ribosomal protein L30, translating to MAKALKITLVKSVIGATPKQKKTVEALGLKKLHHSVELADSSATRGAIAKVSHLLDVEEL from the coding sequence ATGGCAAAGGCATTAAAGATTACTTTAGTTAAGAGTGTTATTGGCGCAACTCCTAAGCAGAAGAAGACAGTAGAAGCTCTTGGCCTCAAGAAGCTACATCATTCGGTTGAGCTAGCTGATTCGTCCGCAACACGCGGCGCAATTGCTAAGGTTTCTCATCTTCTAGATGTAGAAGAGCTATAG
- the rplF gene encoding 50S ribosomal protein L6: protein MSRIGVRPITIPAGVEVTVEDNNVIKVKGPKGELCQPIAENLTVEIEENVLTVKRPSDSKQDKSQHGLGRTLIHNMVEGVSKGYEVKMTVNGVGYTVAKQGDTLVMKLGFSHPVEMKDPAGITTETPDATTIIVKGCDKAEVGNYAANIRAWRKPEPYKGKGIIYDGEVVHKKEGKSGASA from the coding sequence ATGTCAAGAATAGGCGTTAGACCAATTACAATCCCTGCCGGCGTAGAAGTAACGGTTGAGGATAATAATGTAATTAAGGTAAAAGGCCCTAAGGGCGAGCTGTGCCAGCCAATCGCTGAAAACCTAACTGTTGAGATCGAAGAAAACGTTCTAACAGTTAAGAGACCATCCGACTCAAAGCAGGATAAGTCTCAGCACGGACTCGGAAGAACACTTATCCACAATATGGTAGAGGGTGTTTCAAAGGGTTATGAAGTAAAGATGACAGTTAACGGTGTTGGATATACTGTTGCAAAGCAGGGAGACACACTCGTTATGAAGCTAGGTTTCTCGCACCCTGTAGAGATGAAGGACCCAGCAGGAATCACAACAGAGACTCCTGATGCTACAACAATCATCGTTAAGGGCTGCGACAAGGCAGAGGTAGGAAACTATGCTGCTAATATCAGAGCTTGGAGAAAGCCTGAGCCATATAAGGGCAAGGGTATCATCTACGATGGAGAAGTTGTACACAAGAAGGAAGGAAAGAGCGGAGCTTCCGCATAG
- the map gene encoding type I methionyl aminopeptidase, whose protein sequence is MIIIKSKREIDIMREAAKVTGEILRDIEGFIKPGMTTHAIDNFVEERILHYKMKPTFKGYGGFPAAACVSVNDEVVHGIPSRDRVLKEGDIVSVDTGSTYKGYCSDAARTYAVGEISDEARKLIDVTKQSFFEGVKYAMVGYRLHDIGHAVQEYAESNGFGVIREYLGHGIGRDLHEDPQVPNYGDAHTGPHLKEGMVLAIEPMITQGSYGTRVLGNDWTVVTDDGLLAAHYENTVVITDGEPELLTLI, encoded by the coding sequence ATGATAATAATTAAGTCGAAAAGAGAAATTGACATCATGCGTGAAGCTGCCAAGGTTACAGGTGAGATCCTTCGAGATATCGAGGGATTCATCAAACCTGGCATGACAACACATGCAATCGATAATTTTGTAGAGGAGAGAATACTTCACTACAAGATGAAGCCAACCTTTAAGGGATATGGCGGATTTCCTGCTGCGGCTTGCGTATCTGTTAATGATGAGGTAGTACATGGAATCCCTTCTAGAGACAGAGTGCTCAAGGAAGGCGATATTGTAAGCGTTGATACAGGTTCAACATACAAGGGCTATTGTAGCGATGCAGCTAGAACATATGCTGTAGGCGAAATCAGTGACGAGGCTCGTAAACTGATTGACGTAACGAAGCAAAGCTTTTTTGAAGGCGTTAAATATGCGATGGTAGGATACAGACTGCACGACATAGGACACGCTGTTCAGGAATATGCTGAGTCCAATGGATTCGGTGTCATTAGAGAGTATTTAGGACACGGGATTGGACGTGATCTTCACGAAGACCCGCAAGTTCCTAATTATGGGGATGCTCACACTGGGCCACACCTCAAAGAGGGAATGGTTCTGGCAATTGAGCCGATGATTACACAAGGTTCCTACGGAACCAGAGTTCTCGGTAATGACTGGACGGTCGTTACTGACGATGGACTGCTGGCAGCTCACTATGAGAATACCGTAGTAATCACAGACGGAGAGCCTGAGCTGCTCACGTTGATATAA
- the rpsE gene encoding 30S ribosomal protein S5 gives MRTRIDASKLELTETIVNIRRVSKTVKGGKNMKFSVTLVVGDGAGHVGIGLGKAQEIPEAVRKATEDAKKKLIFVPMVGTTVPHQTVGIFGAGKVLIMPSAEGTGVIAGSSVRTVLEACGLKDVRAKSLGSSNTGNMALATLEGLRSLTTVEEVAKRRGKTPEEILG, from the coding sequence ATGCGCACGAGAATAGATGCATCTAAGCTTGAACTTACTGAAACCATCGTTAACATCAGACGTGTTTCGAAGACTGTAAAGGGCGGAAAGAACATGAAGTTCTCCGTTACTCTCGTAGTTGGAGATGGCGCAGGCCACGTAGGTATTGGCCTTGGAAAGGCTCAGGAGATTCCTGAAGCTGTAAGAAAAGCAACTGAAGATGCTAAGAAGAAACTAATATTCGTACCTATGGTAGGAACAACAGTTCCTCACCAGACTGTAGGAATTTTCGGAGCAGGCAAAGTTTTAATCATGCCTTCAGCAGAAGGTACTGGAGTTATCGCAGGTTCATCTGTACGTACAGTACTAGAAGCTTGTGGACTCAAGGATGTTAGAGCTAAGTCGCTTGGTTCGAGTAACACAGGAAACATGGCACTTGCAACTCTAGAAGGACTGAGAAGTCTCACAACTGTAGAGGAAGTTGCTAAGCGTCGTGGTAAGACACCTGAAGAAATTTTAGGATAG
- the rplR gene encoding 50S ribosomal protein L18 has protein sequence MAKASRNDRRLKRHARVRKDVFGTPEKPRLCVFRSNSNISAQVIDDVNGTTLVSASSLDKELKASIANGGNKDAAKQVGKAVGEKAVAKGIKEVCFDRGGYLYHGRVKELADGAREAGLEF, from the coding sequence ATGGCAAAAGCAAGCAGAAATGACAGAAGACTCAAGAGACATGCCAGAGTCAGAAAAGACGTTTTTGGAACTCCCGAGAAGCCAAGACTGTGCGTATTTAGATCGAACAGCAATATTTCAGCTCAGGTCATCGATGACGTTAACGGAACAACTCTTGTATCCGCATCGTCTCTCGATAAGGAACTTAAGGCAAGTATTGCAAACGGTGGAAATAAAGACGCAGCTAAGCAGGTAGGCAAAGCGGTAGGCGAAAAGGCTGTAGCTAAGGGCATCAAAGAGGTTTGCTTCGATAGAGGCGGATACCTTTATCATGGCAGAGTTAAGGAACTCGCTGATGGTGCACGTGAAGCAGGATTAGAATTCTAA